The Granulicella arctica genome segment CGACCTGGGTTGGCTCAAAGGGATAAAGTGTCCTGAATCCAGGATCATCATTCTTGAGTTCGGAATCAGTGAGGATGCGCGGCGAGCAAACGTCTCGGGAATCGCGGGATCTTCGGAGCCGTGAAAGATCAGCGTGGGAATGAGTAGTTCATGCAGGAACTCTGGAACCTGTGCCAGCATCTCTTCCGGCTTTCCCCAACGGAGGACCTGCATGAACTTCCATGGTCCGGTGATGCCTGAGAAGGGTTTATAGAAATCGTTGAAGACCTCTCGATCCGTTTTACTTACTTCAAGAGCGCGATGCATCGCTATCTGCCAGAAGGCAACGCAAATCAATGGGGCAAGCAGCTCGCCGAGAATGCGCTTACGTAGCGGTTCGATTAGGTAGTAGGGACGCAGTTCGGGAAAGAAAGCAGGCGAGAGGAGCGCCATGCAATCCAGGTGCTGCTGGAAGTAGTGCGCGTAGTGCACGGTGATAGCTGAACCCGCATCATGTCCGACAACGTGCCATTTTTCGATCTTGTTCTCAATGCGAAGCGCGTCGATCTGACTGGCTAATCTCTGAAAATAGTGGGGGCCATACTGTTCTTTCGGCGATTTGCCAAGGCCCGGAAGATCAATAGTGAAGCAGGTGTATCGCTCGCGAAGCTCGTCGGTCACGGCTCTCCACAGTCTGCCATTGGTGGGCATACCGTGAATGAACAGGATCGGATCGCCGGAGCCACAACACTCTACATGCATAGGATTTTCCAAGGACTCAGGAGACGGGCGAGACTGCGGCTGAAGGGGAAGAGGCGAATCGGCGGCAGAGCCAGGATACGATTCGCGATGCAGACCGGAGCGATGCAAGCACGAGGCCGAAGAGGGCAGTGCCTACCAGACCGGTCGGATTGATGCGCGTGTAAAGGAGATTCATCAACCAGGCTGGAATTGTGTACATGTCACCTGCCGTAAGCGGGCCAATCTGCTCACGAATTGGCCAGTCATACATGACCTTTTCTATGCCTACGTTGAAGAAACTTGCCATGCTTCGGACTCGCCAACTGTAGAGTGTCGTTGCCAGATAAGGGAGTCGTCTGCGGCGGCGATATTTCGCGATCAGATGGGACGCTTCGACAGCGTGCCTCATGGCGGAGGTAACGCCGTTCGACGTCATAGGATCGACCATCGATGCAGCTTCTCCCACCACAAGCCAGTTGGGGCCCGATACTTTGCGATGTACGCGACACCGGAATGACGTTACCCGGGGAGAGATCGGCTTCTTGTTCAGAAATAGTTTTTGAAGTGGAGGAAAGCGGCTGAGCTGCGATTCATAGATGTCGCACACTGTGAGGCCGCTTTGACGCATATGCTTGATTGCGTCACCAGTGGTCACATAGCCGACACTAACAGTGTTTGCGTGGATGGGAATCTGCCAGACCCAATCCATGTAGGTCCTTCTGGGGACAGTTGCGTAGAGTGTGGTGCCCTCGATGGACTCGGGCACGGTGAAGTAGCTCCATATGGCAACTTTGTTTGGACCATACTCATCTACGGGAAGATCGAATGCTCTTGGGAACAAGCGCGCTGTTCCACCTGAGGCGTCGATGAACCAAGGAGACCTGATCTGGAGCCCCTGGTGCGTCGTTAGAGCAACAACCTCTCTGCCGCGCTTTTCGATGTCCACGACTTTATCGGTGAGGATTTTGACTCCGTGTTGAAGGGCGATCTCGCGTAGTGATTTTGCCAGTGTCGATCGGTCAACATGGAGGGTGCGCAGATCGACGTGAAAGGGTGCTCGCTCTAACCATGCGGAGGGTTCGTAGTGCTGCTCGGAGCCGTCCTGCAGCTTTAGGATGACATGGCGTTTGTAGGTTGCGTTTCCCTGGGCAATCAGGGTTTCCATTGGGAGCCCAAGAGCTTCGAGCAGCGCGGGCGCGGACCAGTCCAAGGATTCACCTACCTCATCACCGCTCGGAGCGTCTCCTTCAATACACAGCACGCGCAGGCCGGCTCTTGCGAGGTGAATCGATGCAGCAATTCCCGCGAGCCCGCCACCGATCACTGTGACATCGTGTTGGTCCGGATTCGTATTCAAGTTGGAATCGTTTGCGCTATGCATCGTGTGATCGCTGATTCGTCGGTGAGGATTCGATTGTAGGCGCGATCATATTTTCCGGCCAGCGAACCGATCTCAAGAAGATTGGAGCGTTTGTGCGTGGAAGCCCATGCTTTCGATTGCTTCGACGATGGATGCTTCGGAGATTGATTTGGGATCGTAGGTCACGGTGGCGATTGCGTCAGGGTAGCTTGCCTTTGCGGCGATGATTCCCTTCTCGCGTTGGAGCAGGGTTTCGAGGCCGACGGCGCAGGTAATGCAGGTGAAGCCGGTTACTTTGTAGGTGACGGTTTTCTTCTCATGAGCGGCTGCTGCTTTGAGGGTTGCCAGACTGCTGGCGCCAGCTAGAGTCATCAGGCCGAGGAATTTTCTGCGGATCACGTGTCTTCTCCTTACTTTGCGGCGGCGATGCCGGGTTCGTATCTCCAGGGGGTCTGCTGGTTGGCCCCGTCGGAAAATCTGGTGTCGGTGTAGTCGCTGAATTCCATCTTTTTCTTGAGGACGCCGGTCTCGATCATGAGGTCGCGGACCATGTCGAAGTCTGCTTTACGCGGAGCGAGTGGACTGTAGGTAACACGATCCATCGGCTTAGTCAGGGCCCAGCGGAGGAGCGCGGGTTTCTGGTTGTAGTAGAAGCGGCCTACGAAGTCTGCGGCGTCTTCGCGGTGAGGTTTGCCTTGATCGAGCCAGAGGCCGGAGCGGGCGATGCCGTCGACGAGTGTCTGGACGACATCGGGGCGCTTGTCGATGAGGTCCTGGCGCACGACGAGGATGCAGGACATGTAATCGGGCCAGTAGTCACGGGCTTGAAAGAGGACGCGACCGTAGCCACCCATCTCGGCTTGCGACGGAAAGGGTTCGCCCATGACGAAGCCGTCGATGGCGCCGGCGGCGAGAGCACCGGAGACGTCGGGAGGAGCCATCTCGACCATCTTGATGTCGGTGGGTTTGAGGCCCCAGATCTTCATGGCGCGGAAGACGATGAGACGCTCGTCGGAGAAGCGGCTTGGGATGGCGATGGTGCGGCCGCGGAGATCGGCGAAGGTTTTGATGGGGCCGTTCTTGCGTACGACCATCGCGCTACCGTATCGGTGGCCGAGATAGACGACCTTGATGGGGACGCCTTGCGATGCGAGAGCGATGGCGAGAGGAGCAACGATGAAGGCAGCCTGTACCTTGTTGGAGATGAGGGCCTCTTTGATCTCCGGGAAGCCCTGGAACATCCGGGGGAGAAAGAGCTCACCTTTGTCGGAGACCTTCGAGATGTAGTCGGTGACGGGGCAGGTGAGCTGGCAGGTAACGGGGATGTAGGCGACGGTGATTTTGCGTTTTGCGAGCGGCTGGTAGTCGTTCAGGACGGCTGCCCAGTTCACGTTCAACGAGGCGTGCAGGATGGAGATGAGGGCGACCCAGCAGGTCGTGTAGAGGATGACTTTGGTCCTAAGCGTCATGACGGAAGCCCCAGCGAACGGATTTGAATTGTTCCACCGAGCGGAAGAGTAGATCGAGGACGAGGCCGATGATGCCGATCAGGAGCATGGCGGCGACGACGAGATCGTAGCGCTTGCCGGAGTTGCGGGAGTCGATGACAAGATAACCGAGGCCGGAGTCGACGGCGACCATCTCGGCGGCGACGACAACCAGCCAGGAGATGCCGAGTGCGATGCGCAGGCCCACGATGATCTGGGGCAGGGCTGCGGGAAAGACGACGCGAGCGAGCAGTTGCGTAGGCTTGAGGCCGAAGTTGCGTCCGGCTCGACGATAGACCGAGGGGACGTTGGCGACGCCATCGACGCAGGCGACGGTGATGGGAAAGAAGGCGCCAAGAAAGATGAGAGAGGTGGCTGCGTGGTCGCCGACGCCGAAGAGGAGGATGGTGACGGGGATCCAGGCGAGTGGACTGATGGGGCGGAGGATCTGGATGAGGGGATTGACGACCTGATTGATTGCGGGGTACCAGCCGAGGATGAGGCCGAGGGGAATGCCTAAGATTGCGGCGGTGCCGAAGCCCAAGGCGACACGGCGCAGGGAGTCGACGATGTCGTTCCAGAGAACGTGCTTGTGGATGAGCTCCACCATGCCTTTCTCTACCTCGAGCGGTGACGGAAAGACCTTGGTGCCGGACCAGCGGACGGATACGTGCCAGAACGCGAAGGCGATGACGAGCGCGAGGAGCGGCAGGACAAACCGTTCCCAACGGGCTGGTGTAGCGAGGGAGTTCATATGTGGTGAGCCAGTCCGATCTGCTGGAAGATGCCGTCGCGCAGCTCGAGATAGCGGGGTGAGCTGATGTCGCGGGGGTGCGGGATGTCGATGGTGACGATCTGCTGGATGGTCGCGGGACGGGCGCTCATGACGACGACGCGGTCGGCCAGCTGGACGGCTTCGTCGATGTCGTGGGTGACGAAGATGATGGTCTTGCGTTCTGCATCCCAGATGCGGAGGAGCTCTTTGCGCATGGTGAGGCGGGTGATTGAGTCGAGAGCGCCGAAGGGCTCGTCGAGCAGGAGCATATCTGGATTGACGGCAAGGGCGCGGGCTACTTCGAGGCGCTGCTTCATGCCGCCGGAGAGAGCGGATGGATAGGACTTTTCGAAACCTTTGAGGCCAACCATCTGGATGTAATGGGTGATGCGATCTTCGCGCTCTTTGCGGGGCAGGTTGGCGATGCCGAAGCCTATGTTGCCTTCGACGGTGAGCCAGGGGAAGACGCCGCGCTCCTGGAAGACAAAGATGCGGCGCGGGTCGGGACCGTGCACAATCTCGCCAGCGACTTTTACATTACCGCGGGTAGGAGAGAGAAAGCCGGCCATGATGTTCAGGAGGGTCGATTTGCCGCAGCCGGAGGGACCGAGGAGGCAGAGGAACTCGCCCTGACCGACCTCGAGGTTGATGTCTTCGAGGACGCTGGTCTGCTTGCCGTCGCGATCGAAGATCATGCCGACGTTTTCGGCTTGCAGAGACGATTTGGTTGCTGGCGCAGTTACGCTTGGTTCCATCGATACCACACTAATCCTCCGAGTAACTCCACCGAAACGATTTGACTCGTTCGAGTGACCTGATGCCCATGTCCAACAGGAGACCAATGATGCCGATGATGACCATGCCTGCGACGACGAGATCGTAGCGATTGCCGGCGTTTCGGGCATCCACGATGAGGAAGCCGAGGCCGGAGTTGACGGCGATCATCTCAGCGGCAACGACGACGAGCCATGCGATGCCCAGGGTGATCCGCAGGCCGATGATAAGTTGCGGCACAGCCGCCGGGTAGAGGATGCGGACGAAAAGATCGGCGGGGCGCAGGCCGAAGTTTCTTCCGGCGTTGACGTAGACGGCTGGGACGCCGCGCACCGAATTCATCGCGGTGAGGAGCAAAGGGAAGAAACTGCCGAGAAAGATGAGGAAGATGGCGGAGAGATCGCCGACACCGAACCAGAGGATCGTGATGGGGATCCAGGCGAGAGGAGAGATGGGGCGCAGGATCTGGATGAGAGGATTGAGGGCCATCTCCGCTCGGCTGTACCAACCGATGACCATGCCGAGGGGAATCGCGGTGACGACTGCAAGGCCGAAGCCCCAGGTGACGCGGAATAACGAGGCGACGATATATTTCAGGAGTAAGCCGTGGCGCATCAAGTCGACGATGCCGCCAACAACTCCCCATGGACCGGGTAGAAGTTGTCCAGGATGACGCGCGATGGCGATCTGCCAGATCGCAATCAGTACCGCGATGAGCAGAAACGGGCGAAGCCGCACCAGCACATTCGAGATCATCGTCTTGCGTTTTTCGTTCAATGCCAACTTTTCCGCCTCATGTGTCGTGCAGCCGCTGGAAAGCTGACGATGAGCAGCGATGCGAGCCTTGCCGCATGCGCAGATCAACGTGAGGAACAGGCTCAAGCTACATTTTGATTCCTTGCGATCATAGCGGCGGGACTCTCCAGTGGCTATCAATCTTACGATGTAGATATATATAAATCTAATGGTCTAGCTAAATTATGGTGTGGCTCAGGTGTCGACGGTTTGCCTTCGGGGACATGACGCGCGCCAAAGCTGGTCCGACGAGGCTAGGATGTCAGAAGGATGAAGCGCTACTCCGTTCAAACAGAATCAGATCAAAGCCGGTGCCGACCTGCTGTGGTGCGGCGTTCGCTCTACAGGTCCCCGTCGCGATGGCGAATGGGAGCTTCGTTGCTTTTCTGCGCGTGTGCGCTGATGACGGTGGGCTGCCGGTCGCGGGACCGACTACCGGCGACAGGCTCCAAGGTGTATGCCGAGTTTGTTTCGGAGTTTTATACCGGGCTTGCGGGGTTGCAGGTCGGCGACGATGTACGCGCTGAAGACAGGCTGTCACACGCCTCGGCGCTGGTTCCGGGAGAGCCTGCCGTGTGGGTGAACTGGGGTGTGCTCGCGCTTCGGCAACGAAGTTTTGATGCAGCGGCAGAGCGATTGAAGCGGGCGCATGAGCTTGCGCCTAAGGATGACCGGATCGATTATCTGCTGGGGGTTCTGGAGGGAGCACGCGGTAATTCGGCGGCCGCCATTGACGATCTGCGGGAGGCGACGAAGCAGAATCCGCAGAACCTGCGAGCTGTCTATCGACTGGCAACCGAGGTGGAACGGCAGGGGGATGCGAATAGCGATGCCGAGGTGCAGGCGCTGATAGAGCAGATCCTGAAGGTGCAGTCGGATAATATGGCAGCGCTGGTGGATCTGTGCCGCGTCTCTGCCAAACGGGGCGATATGGAGACGCTGCACGCGGCGATTGCTCGTGTGGCGGAGCACTCACAGGGCTGGTCACCGGAGGTGCAGCAACAGTTCGCCGAGTTGCAGGCTGCGGCAGCCTCGCCGGAGCACAGGACGGCGGCGACTCGGTCGACTTTTCTGCGTAACGTTCTGATGCGCGAGCCTGGGTTCCGCGCAAATCTTGCGGAGATTGCGGCGCAGCCGGGCGAGGAGGCTGAGCCGATGACTCGCTTCCTGCGATTGCAGAATCCGCCGTCGCATCCGGCGCCGATGGATGCGGCGATGAGCTTTGCGAACCAGCCTGTCCAGCCCGGAGATACGCAGAGGTGTGGTTGGATCGGGGCGATTGAGTTGAATGGGGCGGATCTACCTATAGTTGCGGTAGCAGATGGACATCATGTGCATCTTGCAAATGGGGCAGATATGGCGTTTCCGGGTGGGGCGTCTGGCCAGGGTCCTTCGCCGGAGGGAGTGCTTGCGTTCGATTACAACTATGACTTTAAAACAGATTTGTTGTTCGCCGGGACTGGAGGGGTTCGTCTGTTTCGACAGGATAGTCCGGAGAGCTTTAGCGATGTGACTGCGGCGATGAAGCTGCCTAAGACGATTACCGATGCGGCGTATACCGGCGCTTGGGCGATTGATGTAGAGGCTGATGGCGATCTGGATGTAGTGTTGGGCGCGAAGAGCGGTGAGCCGACGGTGCTGCGTAATAACGGCGATGGAACCTTTACGCCGATTCATCCGTTTGTTGGGGTTGCGGGGATTCGTCAGTTTGTGTGGGCCGATTTGAATGGGGATGGCAATCCGGATGCAGCGATGATTGATGGGGCCGGCCGGCTAAGAGTGTTTCTGAATCAGCGGGCTGGGAAGTTTGCTAATTCGAAGCTGCCGGAGACGCTGGTGGGTGTTCGAGCGATTGCGGTGGGCGATACGAATCCTGATAGCTTGCTTCGTTTGGAGGCGCTTGGTGAGGATGGGCAGATTGTTGAGTTGTCCTATCGAGATGGAACGTGGATAGAGCGGGAGCTTGCTCGACTTTCTACGCCATCTGTTGGTGAGGTGCGGTTGCGGGTTGCGGATGTCGATAATAATGGCGCGGTCGATTTTGTTATGCTGCCTGTCGGTGGAGCGGCAGGGGCGACGATCTGGTTGCAGGATGAGGCGGGGGCGTTTCATCCGATGAGTGGAACGCAGGGACCAGCGACTGTGTTCGATGCGGTTGATCTGTTGGGGAACGGGCGTCTCGATTTGCTGGGGCTGAGTGCGGATGGAAGTGCGATGGTTGCTCGCAATCATGGGACGAAGGAGTATCACTGGCAGACGATTCGACCGCGGGCGCGACAGGCGACGGGCGATCAGCGTATCAATTCGTTCGGAATCGGCGGGGAGATTGAGATTCGTTCGGGACTGCTATTACAGAAGCAGTCTATGACGGGACCGGCTTTGCACTTTGGTCTCGGCACACAGACGGACGTCGATGTTGCACGTATTGTGTGGCCGAACGGGTCGGTGCGCGCGGAGTTTGGATTGAAGGCGGATCAACAGATAGTGACGGAGCAACGGCTGAAGGGGTCGTGTCCGTTCCTGTTTGCGTGGAATGGCGACAGGATGGCATTCGTAAAGGATTCGGTGCCTTGGGGCTCGGCGATTGGATTGCGAATCAATGCACTGGGAACGGCAGATATTGCGGCAACCGAAGAGTGGTACAAGATTAGCCGGGATGAGCTTAAGCAACGTGATGGATTCTACGATCTACGTGTAACAGGGGAGCTTTGGGAGACTTACTACTATGACTCTATGGCGTTGATGACGGTGGATCATCCAGTGGGGACCGAGGTGTTTACCGACGAGCGCTATGACGTGCCCGCGGTGAAGCAGGCGGTAACAGCAGTTGGCGAGCCTCAACCGATTGTGCGAGCAGTTGATGACAACGGCAACGATGTGACGGACATTCTTCGCACGCTTGACGGGAGATATCTGGATAACTTTGGCCGCGGGCAGTATCAGGGGGTAACGCGCGATCATTATGTCGAGGTCGATCTTGGGGAGCATATCCCGGAGCATGGGCCACTGTGGTTGATTGCGAAGGGCTGGCTGCATCCATCGGATTCGACGGTGAATGTGGCGATGGGTCAAGGAAAGCATGAACTGCCGCACTGGTTGAGCATGGAGATCGCAGACGGGCGTGGGGGATGGCGGGTTGTGCGGCCCAATCTTGGCTTCCCTGCTGGCCGGAAGAAGATTTGCATGACCGATCTTACGGATGTATTTCAGCCTGGTGCGCCTCACCGGCTGCGGCTTCGTACGAATCTTGAGATCTACTGGGACTCGATCGAGTGGGCTCAAGGTCTGCCGATGGCGCAGCTCAAGATCAATCGGCTGACACCTGCGGTGGCTGATCTGCACTATCGGGGATTTTCCGCCATTCATCAGGCGAATGCTTCCTCGCCGGAGATTCCGGACTACGATCATTTGGCGAGCACCTCTGAGGTGTGGCGCGATCTTTCGGGGTTCTATACGCGGTTTGGCGATGTGCGAGCGTTGCTGGCGAGTGCGGATGATCGGTACGTCATTATGAACGCGGGAGATGAGATGTCGTTGCGGTTTGCGGCACCGGCTCCTCCGCCTGCGGGATGGGTGCGCGATTATGTGCTTGCGGGAGATGGATGGATCAAGGATGGCGATTACAACTCTGCGTATTCGCAGACGGTGATGCCGTATCCGCACCATGCTCGACGGAACTATGACGGGCCGCCCACGAGTCTGGAGGATGATTGGATGTATCAGCACCACATGCAGGACTGGCTTACCTATCAGACACGCTACGTCGATTCCGAAGGCTTCCGCAATGCATTGCACGCTGGAGACGGACGATGACACGCAGCACCAAACTTCGTATTATTCTTGCGATCTTTTTCGCTGGGCTATTGGCAACTCCGATGGTTTTGAAGAAGAGGTTTGCACGACGGCAGGCGGATCGTCAGACGACGTTGGATGCGCAGACTTCGCTGGCGCGGCATGGCTTCTATCTGCAAGAGGTGTCGCATGCTGCGGGTATCGATTTTGTCCATCAGGCTCCGGTGTTGGATGCGAAGCTGGCGCACATTATGCCGGAGGTCGCTTCGATGGGAGCTTCAGTGTCGGTGGTGGATTTCGACCGCGATGGCTGGCCTGACCTGTATGTCACCAACAGCGCCATCGGTAGCCAGAATCATCTGTATCGAAATATGCACGACGGCACCTTCAAGGATGTGGCAACTGATCTGGGAGTGTCCGACGTCAACCAGGCGGGGACGGGCGTGTCGATGGGCGCGGTCTGGGGCGACTACGACAATGACGGCTATGAGGATCTGTTCCTGATCAAGTGGGGGCGGCCTGAGCTATATCACAATGAGCATGGGCATGGCTTTCGCCGAGTGAGCGATGAGGCTGCATTGCCTGCATGGATCAATGCCAATACGGCAGTGTGGTTCGACTATGACGGCGATGGGCTGCTGGATTTGTTTGTTGGCGGATACTATCCAGAATACGTCGATCTCTGGCATCTGGCGAACACGCGCATGATGCCGGACAGCTTTGAGTATGCCAAGAATGGCGGCCGCAAATACCTGTTCCACAATCTTGGCAACGGGCGGTTTGAAGAGGTCAGCGCAAAGGTGGGCATCGATAGTCGTCGATGGGCGCTGGCATCGGCCGCTGCGGATCTGCGCGGGACGGGGCACCCTGATTTGTTTGTCGCTAATGATTATGGCGTATCCGAGCTGTATATGAATGATGGCAAGCGCTTCCATGAGTCAGGCGAGAGCGCGGGTGTGGGATTTGCGCCGAAGAGTGGGATGAATGTTGCGTTTGGAGATGTGTTCAATCAAGGCAAGCTTTCGGTTTATGTATCGAATATCTCTGAAGACGGCGTTTTGATTCAGGGAAACAATCTGTGGGTGCCAAAAGAGGGGACATCGGGCGATCAGATCAAGTATGAGAATCTGGCGCGCGATATGGGCGTCGAGCTGGGGGGGTGGAGCTTTGGCGCGCAGTTTGGCGATCTGAACAACGATGGCGCGCTTGATCTTTACCTCACGGATGGCTATGTTTCGCTCGATCGAAAACGGAACTACTGGTATGACTTTGCCAAGGTTGCCGGAGGCAATTCGTCCATTATTGGAGATGCAAAGGACTGGCCCGCCATGGAGGGTCGCAGCCTTTCGGGTTATCAGCAGAAGCATGTATGGCTGAATGATGGCGCGGGCAAGTTTGTGGACGTGGCGCAGATGGTTGGCGTAACGGATACGGAGGATGGACGGGCGGTTGCCATGGCGGACCTCTGGAATCATGGGGCGCTCGACGTGATCGTAGCGAACCAGCGTGGGCGCTTGCTGCTCTACAAAAATACAGTGACGCCGGAGAACCATTGGATCGGCTTCGACCTTGAAGGTACGAAGAGCAACCGTAGCGCGATTGGAGCGCAGGTGGCGGTGAAGTGGAATGGGCAGGAGCAGATGCAGCAGGTCTCTGGAGGCAGTGGATTCGCGGCAGAGAATGACCGACGCCTGCACTTTGGGCTGGGGAGATCTACAGCGATCGACGAAGTCGTCATCCGTTGGCCTTCTGGTAGAATCCAGTCGCTGAAGAACGTCTCTGCCGATCAGATTCTCAAAGTGAAGGAACCCTCATGAGCACTCCAACTGCGATCAGTCCGTCGGTCTCAACGGCACGCGATTCGTGGGCGAGGCGCTTCTTTACGATGGAGAATCGCTTTATCCCGCCGATCTTCATCACGGTAATTCTTCTGCTGGGACATTTCTCTTTCGGCATTTTGGAGAGTTGGACGAAGACACTACTTGCTATCAGCTGTAGTATTGCGACTGAACTGATCCTTGGTCGCACGATGACGGGCAAATGGCCGCACATAGCGAGTGCCTATATCACCGGTATTAGCGTTGGGATTTTGCTGCGTTCGCCGGCGTTCTGGCCGTATGCGTTGTGTGCTGTCATCTCGATTACCTCGAAGTATGTGCTTCGCGTGAAGAACCGCCACATCTGGAATCCGTCTAACTTCGGTATCTGCGTGATGCTCTTTTTTGCGGCGGAGTCGGTTACGGCTTTGAGCATTCAGTGGGGCAATAGTCTGTGGGCGATGCTTGTGATCTGGTCGCTTGGGTCGGTGATTATATGGCGGCTCAAGCGCTTTCACATCTGTGCGGTGTATGTTGTTTCATTTCTTGCGTTCGCGTTGTTGCGCTCGTGGATTGTGGGCGATCCCTGGCAATCGGAGGTCTCTCCAGTAACTGGGCCTGAGTATCAACTGTTCATTTTCTTCATGATTACAGACCCGAAGACTACGGTTCGCTCTATACGCGGTCAATGCGTGGTGGCTTTTCTGGTGGCAGCGGTTGAGATGGGCCTCCGGCTGGATCAGAGCATCTACGCTCCGCTGTATGCGTTGTTCCTCGTCGGCCCAGTCGCTGTGTTGGTGGAGATGTGGATCAACTCGCGTCGATCGCCCGTAGCTCATTCCAATTCGGCAGCGATGCTGGCTGGTGGTCCCCTCCGGGCGTTAGTCCGATTGTCAAAATGTTTGAGGAGTTGTTTGATGTCATCCCGAATGCTGTGTGTCTGTGGCGTATCTCTGGTTGCGGCATTGCTGCTGTGCGGCTGCAAACCGAAGGCGCCGCGTGCTGCTTCCGAAGCGTTGCATGAGCAAGCGACACCAGCCACTCCTGTCCGTGTAATAACAGGTCAGCAGACTGCGGTTGAGTCCGCGCGACCATCCGGGCCGATTCGGTTTATTGACGTTACAGATGCCGCAGGGATTCACTTTCGCCATAACAGCGGCGCGTTCGGGAAAAAGTATCTGCCGGAGACGATGGGAAGCGGCGTCTGTGTGCTGGACTATGACAACGATGGCTGGCAGGATGTGTTATTTGTCCAGAGCATGGATTGGCCTGAGCACAAGACTGGGAGATCGACGGCGGCGCTGTATCACAACAACC includes the following:
- a CDS encoding alpha/beta fold hydrolase; translated protein: MHVECCGSGDPILFIHGMPTNGRLWRAVTDELRERYTCFTIDLPGLGKSPKEQYGPHYFQRLASQIDALRIENKIEKWHVVGHDAGSAITVHYAHYFQQHLDCMALLSPAFFPELRPYYLIEPLRKRILGELLAPLICVAFWQIAMHRALEVSKTDREVFNDFYKPFSGITGPWKFMQVLRWGKPEEMLAQVPEFLHELLIPTLIFHGSEDPAIPETFARRASSLIPNSRMMILDSGHFIPLSQPRSVAASLAALFESRSAQVTGLPIT
- a CDS encoding NAD(P)/FAD-dependent oxidoreductase, coding for MNTNPDQHDVTVIGGGLAGIAASIHLARAGLRVLCIEGDAPSGDEVGESLDWSAPALLEALGLPMETLIAQGNATYKRHVILKLQDGSEQHYEPSAWLERAPFHVDLRTLHVDRSTLAKSLREIALQHGVKILTDKVVDIEKRGREVVALTTHQGLQIRSPWFIDASGGTARLFPRAFDLPVDEYGPNKVAIWSYFTVPESIEGTTLYATVPRRTYMDWVWQIPIHANTVSVGYVTTGDAIKHMRQSGLTVCDIYESQLSRFPPLQKLFLNKKPISPRVTSFRCRVHRKVSGPNWLVVGEAASMVDPMTSNGVTSAMRHAVEASHLIAKYRRRRRLPYLATTLYSWRVRSMASFFNVGIEKVMYDWPIREQIGPLTAGDMYTIPAWLMNLLYTRINPTGLVGTALFGLVLASLRSASRIVSWLCRRFASSPSAAVSPVS
- a CDS encoding cation transporter, translated to MIRRKFLGLMTLAGASSLATLKAAAAHEKKTVTYKVTGFTCITCAVGLETLLQREKGIIAAKASYPDAIATVTYDPKSISEASIVEAIESMGFHAQTLQSS
- a CDS encoding ABC transporter substrate-binding protein; this encodes MTLRTKVILYTTCWVALISILHASLNVNWAAVLNDYQPLAKRKITVAYIPVTCQLTCPVTDYISKVSDKGELFLPRMFQGFPEIKEALISNKVQAAFIVAPLAIALASQGVPIKVVYLGHRYGSAMVVRKNGPIKTFADLRGRTIAIPSRFSDERLIVFRAMKIWGLKPTDIKMVEMAPPDVSGALAAGAIDGFVMGEPFPSQAEMGGYGRVLFQARDYWPDYMSCILVVRQDLIDKRPDVVQTLVDGIARSGLWLDQGKPHREDAADFVGRFYYNQKPALLRWALTKPMDRVTYSPLAPRKADFDMVRDLMIETGVLKKKMEFSDYTDTRFSDGANQQTPWRYEPGIAAAK
- a CDS encoding ABC transporter permease, producing MNSLATPARWERFVLPLLALVIAFAFWHVSVRWSGTKVFPSPLEVEKGMVELIHKHVLWNDIVDSLRRVALGFGTAAILGIPLGLILGWYPAINQVVNPLIQILRPISPLAWIPVTILLFGVGDHAATSLIFLGAFFPITVACVDGVANVPSVYRRAGRNFGLKPTQLLARVVFPAALPQIIVGLRIALGISWLVVVAAEMVAVDSGLGYLVIDSRNSGKRYDLVVAAMLLIGIIGLVLDLLFRSVEQFKSVRWGFRHDA
- a CDS encoding ABC transporter ATP-binding protein, whose protein sequence is MEPSVTAPATKSSLQAENVGMIFDRDGKQTSVLEDINLEVGQGEFLCLLGPSGCGKSTLLNIMAGFLSPTRGNVKVAGEIVHGPDPRRIFVFQERGVFPWLTVEGNIGFGIANLPRKEREDRITHYIQMVGLKGFEKSYPSALSGGMKQRLEVARALAVNPDMLLLDEPFGALDSITRLTMRKELLRIWDAERKTIIFVTHDIDEAVQLADRVVVMSARPATIQQIVTIDIPHPRDISSPRYLELRDGIFQQIGLAHHI
- a CDS encoding ABC transporter permease, with the protein product MSLFLTLICACGKARIAAHRQLSSGCTTHEAEKLALNEKRKTMISNVLVRLRPFLLIAVLIAIWQIAIARHPGQLLPGPWGVVGGIVDLMRHGLLLKYIVASLFRVTWGFGLAVVTAIPLGMVIGWYSRAEMALNPLIQILRPISPLAWIPITILWFGVGDLSAIFLIFLGSFFPLLLTAMNSVRGVPAVYVNAGRNFGLRPADLFVRILYPAAVPQLIIGLRITLGIAWLVVVAAEMIAVNSGLGFLIVDARNAGNRYDLVVAGMVIIGIIGLLLDMGIRSLERVKSFRWSYSED